The genomic interval ATGGTTCCCGGCACGAGCCGCTGGGCGGCGATGTCGCGGCGCAGTTCGTGATAAATGCGCTGGCTCTGAAGTGGCACGCCCCGGTCACCTGGCACGAGGGTGGCGGACCGCGCAGGGCGGACGGGCTTTCGGCCCGCGACTTTGCGCTTTCCTGTCGATGCACGCCTCGTTGGCTGGCTCATCGGACTACCCCTTGTTGCTCGTCCTCTCCTCGACGCGGCGCGCCACGTCGCGCCAGCGATAACATGATACGTCGTGGTCCGGGGAAACGGTTTCGCCATCCGGGTGTCGCACGGCGCATTCCTCGGCCCGAAGTGGGCAGCGTTTGGCGAACCGGCAGCCGCGCCGGTCGTCCGTCGTCGGGTTGAAGGCCTCCTGGGCGATCGAGCCGTTCTGGTCGATGGCGAGGCTGGTGTCGACGGTCGACAGGAGCGCGACGGTGTAGGGGTGGCGCGGCGCGGTGAAGAGCTGCTCGGTGGGCGCGATCTCGACCAGCTTACCGAAATACATGACACCGATGCGCGTGCAGAGATAGCGCGCGACGTGCAGGTCGTGGGTGATGAAAATCATCGTCATGCCAGAACGTGTCTGGATATCCTTGAAAAGGTTCAAGATCTGAGCGCGGACCGAAACATCGAGCTTGGAGACCGCCTCGTCGGCGATCATCAAGGCCGGTTCGAGCGCGAGGGCGCGGCCGATCGCGACGCGCTGGAGCTGTCCGCCGGAGAGTTCGTGTGGGTAGCGGTCGCGAAAGACCGGCGAGAGGCCGACCCGCGTCAGGATGCGGTCGACGGCGGCATCGAGTTCGGACGTCGGCGCGACATGATGCAGGCGAAGCGGTGTCGCGATGGTCTCGCGGACGCGGTGGCGGGGGTTGAGCGACGAAAGCGGGTCCTGGAAGACGGTCTGGATACGGCGGCGCAGGGGTCTGAGTTCGCCCTGGGAGAGGTGCGAAATGTCGCGGCCCTCGAAAACGATCCGACCGGCGCTCGGGTCGACGAGCCGCAGGACGGCTTTGCCGAGGGTGGTTTTTCCGCTCCCCGATTCGCCAACGAGGCCGAGGATCTCGCCCGGGCGGACGGTGAGCGAGACGTCGTCGACGGCGGTCAGATGGCTCGGGCCGCGCGACAGCAGCTGGTCGATGCCGCGACGCGTGCGAAACCGCACCGAGAGGTTTTCGATCGATAGGAGCGGCGTCCGGGTGTTCATCGGGGGCTCCCGGATTTCACGCAGCGAACCTCGTGGCCGTCGGACGCGGTGAGCAGCCGTTGAGCGTGCTCGCATTCGGGCCCCGCGAGCGGGCAGCGCGCGCGAAAGCGGCAACCGGCCGGCATCGTGCGCCAATTGGGCAGTTCGCCGGGGATTTCGATGAGCCGGGCGACGCGGCGCTGGAGTTCATTCGCTGTGCGCACGAGACCTTGCGTGTATGGGTGGCGTGGCGCCCCCAGGATCTCGGCGGCGCTGCCACGTTCGACGATCTGGCCGGCGTACATGACGGCAATGCGATCGCAGAGGCGCGCGGCGACGGTCATGTCGTGCGTGATGAACACGAACGAGGCGCGTGTGCTCTCCTTCAGCCCGCGGAACAGCTCGATGATCTGGTGCTCGACGATGTTGTCGAGGTTGGTGGTCGGCTCGTCGGCGACGATGAGGGAGGGCCCGAGGCCGAGGACGAGAGCGATCAGGGCGCGCTGCAACATGCCGCCGCTGAGCTGGTGCGGATAGCTCGAGAGGATTGCCTTTCCGTGCGGAATGCCGACGGTCGCGAGGAGTTCGATCGCCGCTTCCCGCCAATTGGCAGGAAGGGAGGCATTCCGGCCGACGGCGGCGCGGGCCGCAACCTGCTGGAAGTGCCAACCGATCGACTTGACCGGATTGAAGGAGCCGACCGGATCCTGGAAAATCATGGCGATGCGGGTGCCTCGCAGCGCCCGGAATTCGCCATCCGTGAGCGACCTCGTTTCACGTCCATCGAAGAGGATCGAGTCTGCCTCAACGTTCGCATGGCGCGGCAGGAGGCGCAGAAGAGAGAGGAATGTCACGGTCTTTCCGGAACCGGACTCCCCGATGATACCGAGCACCTCGCTCTTGCGCACGTCGAGATCGATGCCCTCGACGACTGGTACGGTGGCGCCGTGGAGGGCAAAGCCGGCGCGCAGGTTGCGGACCTCGAGCAGGTTGGCCATGGCTACTCCGTTCGCCGGCGCAAGCGGGGATCGACCATGTCGCGCACTCCGTCGCCGAGAAGATTGAGACCGAGGAGGGCAAAGCAGATGCCGAGCCCGGAGAGCGTCAGAACCCAGGGGGCGCGGCGGAAATACTCCTGGCCGTCCGCCATGATGACGCCGAGGGAGGGTGTCGGCGGTTGAACGCCGAGGCCGAGGAAGCTCAGGCCCGCCTCGATGATGATCCCGAAGGCGAGGCTGATGCTGGCCTGGACCATGAGTGGAGCGGCGATATTGGGCAGGATTTCGCGAGCCAGCAGGCGCGGCACCGGCTGGCCCATGACGCGGGCGGCCTGCACATAGGCCTCCTCGCGTACCGACAGGGTGAGGTTGTGGGCGAGGCGAGCGAAGATCGGTACGTAGACGAGGGCGATGGCGATCGAAACGTTCACGACGCCGAAGCCGATCACGACCATGAGGAAGAGCGCGAGCACGAACGCGGGAAACGAAAAGAGAAGATCCATGATGCGCATGACGACGAGGTCGTAAAGCCCGCCCGCATAAGCCGCCGTCATGCCGATCGCGGTGCCGATGAGGAGGGCGGCCGCGACGCCGGCGCCGCTGATGAGGAGGGAAACGCGGGCCCCGTAGAGAACGCGGGTGAACACGTCGCGTCCGAGGGAGTCGGTTCCGAACGGATGGGCGAGGCTCGGCGGCTGGAAGACGGTGGTGAACGACATCGCGGTCGGCGAGTATGGCATCAGCATCGCCCCGACGGTGATCAGCGCCAGCACCAGCAGCGTGATGACGGCTCCGGTCATCGCCGTAAAGCTCGATCGGAATTCATTCCACATGAGTCGATTCCATCTCCGGTCCCGACCGTTGCGGGTACCTGGCGCGGCGCAACGCCTCGCGCATAGTCCGATAAGCGGATGGGGCCCTCATTTCACCCTCTTGGGGTCGAGCGCCGCGCAGATGAGGTCAACAGCGAGATTCACCGCGAGCACGATGGCGAGGAAGATCACCGTGCAGGCCTGGACCACGGGATAGTCGCGGGCAAAGGCCGCGTCCACCATCAGGGATCCGACGCCGGGAACACCGAAGACCCTTTCGACGACCACCACGCCGCCGAGAAGGTAGCGGATCTGCAACCCGATGATCACGAGATAGGGAATCACGGAATTGCGGAAGACGTAGTTGCGGAAGATGAAACCCTCCTCGAAGCCGAACGAGCGGGCGACGGTGACGTGGTCGCGGCTGGTGTTCTCGAGAAGCGCAGTGCGCAGCGTGCGCGAGAAGACCGCGGCCATCGGCGCGGCTATCGCGAGGGCGGGGAGCAATCCTGTCACCAAGGCGCCATGGAGGGAAACGAACGGGCTCGTGAAGCCGTAGGACGGCAACCAACCGAGGTTGAGAGCGAAGAAGAGGATGAGGACGTAGCCCAGCCAGAAGTCCGGCATGGATACGCCGAGCGCGGCGATGGAGGTTGCGATGGTATCGACGGCCCGCCCCCGATTGAGGGCGGCGAGCGAGCCGATGAGGAGCGAAAGCGCGACCGCGAAGAAGACGGCATAGAGGCCGACGAAGATGGTGTTCGGCAGCCGAGCGAGGAGCAGGTCGGAAATCGAAATGCCGCCGGCGATCGTGAGTGAATTTCCGAAATCTCCGGAGACGATCCCTCCGAGCCAGGAAAGGAACTGTTCCGCGACGGGTGCGTCGAGGTTGCGGTCCGCGCGGAACTTGGCGACAGCTTCGGGCGTCGCCGACTCCCCGAGAGCCGCGAGCGCCGGATCGCCGGGTGCGGCCTGCATGACGAGGAACACGGCGAGCGCGCCGACGAACATCGTGGCGATGGCGCCGAGGACGCGTGCCGCAACGAAGCCGAATGCCTTCATCTGCGAACGCCCGCCTCGGAGCGGAGCATTGACCTGGCGGACCGCATGGCTGGTGAACCCGTCCCAAGAAACCTGATGCCGTACGTGCCCGGAAAATGGGGCGCGTGGTGGCCGAGAGGCGGGCGCCGCGCCGTGCACCGGCATGGCGTCCGCCTCCCGGTTCGTGGGGTCAGCAGCTCGTTACAGCCGCGAACTGGCCACCAAATCCGGAATAGGGAAGCTGCACGAAGCCCTCCACCTTGGGTGAAAGGAGATTGTGCACGTTGCTCTCGAAGCATGTCAGCACGGGCACGTCCTCGGCCATCATGTCCTCGATCTTGCGATAAAGCTCTCCGCGGGCGGCCTGGTCGCTTTCGCCGCGGGCCTGCTCGATGAGGGCATCCAGGCTGGCGTTGGAATAGCCGCGGAAGTTGCGCCAACCCTTGGTGTGGAGAATTTCATAGCAATATTCGTCCGGATCGACGAGACCGAGCCAGCCCCAGATGCTGGCCTGGTAGTCGTGGGCCTTGAGGCGCGAGTAGACGGTGTTGGCCTCGGAAACCTCGACGCGAAGCTTGGTGCCGAGGGTCTCGTTCACCTGTGCAACGAATACTTCCGCGAAGCGCTTCCACCAGCCGGCGCCCCAGGTGAGGACGACGGCCTCCGTGCCGGCGCCATATTTCGACTTCGCCAACTCGGCCTTGGCGCGTTCGGCATCGAAGCCGGACGTTGCGCGGGCGCTCGAGGAATGGGCCCAGGAGAGCGCCGCCGGAATGAGACCGTTGGCGACCTGGCCCTCGCCGAACAGAACCACCTGGACCAACGCGTTGCGATCGAACGCGAAGGCGCAGGCGCGCCGGAAATGGACGTCGTCGAACGGGGCAACCCGGTGATTGAGCTCAATGAACCGGGTGTTGAGGCCACCCGACTTCAGGACCTTGACCGCGGCGTTGGTGGAGAGGTTGGGAATGTCGGCGAACGGCGCCGTGCTGGTGAGGTCGATGGTGCCGCCGAGAAGGGCCGTCACGCCGCTCGATTCCTCGGGGATGAGCGGCACTTCGATCTGGCTGGCGGTCGGCTGGCCGGAGATGAAATAGTCGGTGTTGGCGGCAAGCGACACGCTGACGTTCGGCTCGAGCTTGGTCAACTTGTAGGCTCCGGTGCCGATCGGCTGGCGCGCGAAGGCCTCGGCGTCTCCGCCCTCTAGGATGTGTCGCGGAACGATTTGGCTGCCCGTGCGCGTGTTGGTCAGATAGCCGAGCAGCGGCGCGAACGGCGTATTCGTCTCGAACTCCACGGTGTGGCTGTCGATCGCGCGGACCTCCTTGACGGAATCGAACTTACCCTTGTGTGGAGAGCCGAAATCCGGGTTGCGCAACCGATCGATGGTGAATTTGACATCGTCGGCGGTGCAGGGCTTGCCGTCGTGGAACTTCACGCCCTGGCGCAGCTTGAAGCGCCAGACGGTCGGCGAAGTGGCCTCCCAACTCTCGGCGAGGTCGCCGACGAGGTTCATGCCCTCGTCGAATTTCAGGAGCGTGTTGAAGATGCCCCAGATGAGATAGAACTCGGGGATGAGCGAGGCCTTGCCCGGATCGAGCGTGTTCACGACGCTGTAACCGGTGATGCCGGCGCGGAGCGTACCACAGGCGGCCTCGGCGGCCAGCACGCCCACCCAGGGGCTGGCGCTGCCGACGAGAGCGCCGGCGGCGGCACCCTGCAGCAGGCTGCGGCGATTGAGAGCGAAAAGCTTCGAACTCGACATAATAATTCCTCCCGTTTCGTTCCGGCGACAAACATCGAACTCGACGTGGCAGGCCACAGGGCGCAGGCGCCTTGCTGTGCGCCAGTCGCCACCAATCGCATTCTGTATACAACAACTGCCGCCGACGGGGCTGTATGTCAACGGGCTCGAAACGGGAATGGCTGCAATCGTCGAACGCTGTGCGTGTCAGGCCCGGTATCCATGTCGCGGATGCAGAGCTGGAACGGCTTGACGGATCGGGGCATGGTGCTGCTTAGTGTATACAGAACTGCCTGAGCGGGTGGGGATCGAGGGGATGACAGGTCTCCTTGGTGCACGAGCGCCTTTGCCAATCGGGTCGTCGTGCGGGGCGGTCGGGCCAGCAGATCAAGACGGGGACGGGAAATGACCGCTGAATTCCGGGCGCGTGCCGAACTCGCCACACTGGCCGGCCGTGGGTTCGACGTCGCGGTCATCGGGGCCGGAGTGAACGGAGCCAATACCGCACAGACGCTGGCGGCGGAAGGCTACGAGGTCCTGCTCGTCGACAAAGGTGACTTCGCGAACGGCTCCAGCGGGCGCTCGAGCCGGCTGCTGCATTGCGGCCTTCGCTATCTGGCGCCAGGTGCCTCGATGTGGGAGTTCGTGCGTCATCCGAGCCGGCTGGTGACGGCGATCCGAATGGCGCGCAAAGCGATGCAGTGTCGGCGGCAGTTCGTCGAGACGACGCCGGAACGGGCGCGCGCGATCACGTTCTGCTTTCCGTTCTACGAGGACGGCCCCTACCAGGCATGGCAGATCGACATCGCGTTTTCCATTCTCGGTGCGCTCGGTGGGCGCGGCGTGCCGCTCGACTACAAGCGACTCGGCCGACAGGAGGCGATGCGAACGCCGCTGCTCGAGCACCTCAGGGAACCGGACAAGCTCAAGGGTGTGGCCACCTTCTCGGAGTACCAGTTCGACTGGCCGGAGCGTATCGTGGTCGACACGGTGCTGGACGCCGGGAGGCTCGGCGCGACGGTGCGGAATTATACCCCGGTGACGCGGCTTGCGCGGCGGGGCGACGGCTGGAGGCTGACGCTCGCCGACGCCATGGATCGGGCCGCCCCGGAGATCGAGGTCGAGGCCCGCGCGGTGGTCAATATGGCGGGAATCTGGATCGACGAGGTCGGCCGCTCGATCGAGGGGGCCGCGCCGAAGCGGCGGATCACGGGCACGAAGGGGGCGCACATCGTCGTCAGGCTGCCGCCTGAATGCCGAGGGCGCGGTATCGTCACGCTCAACCGGCTGGCCGAACCCTTCTACTGCATCCCCTGGAACGATCTGCACTATTTCGGTCCGACGGAGACGCTCTACGAGGGAGACATCGAGGATATCTATCCGACCGAGGAGGATTTCGCGTTCCTGCTGGCGGAAGCCAACCATCTGCTGCCCTCGCTCGAGCTGACGCGAGGCGACGTGCTCTATGGATGGGCCGGTGTTCGGCCGCTGACGTACGATACGGCTCTGCCGAAGGGGGCGCGGTCGCGCGAGGTCCATGACTATGCGGGCGAGGGGCTCGGCGGCATGCTGGCGATGACGGCGGGGCCGGTGATGACACACCGCTCGGCCGGCGGTGAGGTGCTCGGAAGGCTGGAGCGCCGGGTGCGGCCCGGGCGAGGAAAGTCGGCTGTGTCCTACAGGGTTCCGCCACGCCGTGACGCGGAAAACTCTCCGCGCCTGCTCAATCACGGACCGGACGTGCGGCTCGACGACATCCGGCGCGGCGTGCGCGAGGAGTATGCCTGCACGCTCACGGACGTCATGGTGCGGCGCACGGGGGCGGCATGGTCGCAGACCATGGGTCGGGAGGGAGCGCTCGTCGCGGCCCAGGTGATGGGCGAGGAGCTCGGTTGGAGCGATGGGCGTATCGCGAACGAGGCAGAGGAATACATCCGCTTCCTGGAGCACCAGTTCCGGCTACCGCCGTCCGGTCGGGCGGATCGGCGCGCGGACGGATGACATTCGAGGCGGGCCGAGGGACGACGCAGGAGATCGAAGATGGAAGAGTCGCGGAGAGCGGGAACACGGCCGGCAGGGAGTGATCCGCTTCTGACGCCATTGCGCATCCGTCACCTCGAATTGCGAAACCGGGTGATGAGCACGAGCCACGCCTGCGGACTGCACGACGCGGGTATGCCCGGCGAGCGATACCAGAGCTATCACGAGGAGAAAGCGCGCGGCGGGATCGGGCTCACCATGTTCGGTGGCTCATCGAACGTCGCGCCCGACAGCCCCAATATCTTCCAGCAGCTCAACGTCGGCGTCGATGCGGTCATTCCGCATCTGCAGCGCTTTTCCGAGCGTGTCCACAAGCACGGCGCGGCCTTGATGTGCCAGATCACGCACCTCGGCCGGCGCGGGGAATCCTATGCCGGCGACTGGCTGCCGACGATTGCACCATCGCCGATCCGCGAGACGCTGCATCGCTCCTTTCCCAAGGAGATGGACGAGCACGATATCGAGCGCGTGGTGGCGGCCTATGCGGCGGCGGCGGTGCGCTGCAAGGAGGGCGGGCTCGACGGCATCGAGACGCTGACGGGGGGGCACCTCATCGGTCAATTCCTCTCGCCGATGACGAACAAGCGGAGCGACCGCTTCGGGGGCTCGCTCGAGAACCGCTGCCGCTTCGGGCTGATGGTCTACGAGCGCATTCGCAAGGCGGTCGGGGACGATTTCCTCGTCGGCATGCGGTTCGTCGTGGACGAGGGCGTCGGCGGTGGCCTCGATGGAGAGGAATGCCTGCGGATCGCGACGATCTTCCAGGAGAGCGGACTCGTCGACTTCTTCAATGCCATCTATGGCCGAATGGATACCGAGCGCGGGCTAGCGCGCGACAACATGCCGGGGATGGATTCTCCGATCGCCCCGTGGGTGAGACCGGTCGGAGAGTTCAAGCGGCATGTCAAGCTACCCGTCTTTCACGCCGCGCGGATCGCGGATGTCGCCTCGGCGCGTTATGCGATCGCGGAGGGGTTGCTCGACATGGTCGGTATGACGCGGGCGCAGATCGCCGATCCGCACCTCGTCAACAAGCTTGCATCGGGACGCGAGGAGCAGATCCGCCCTTGTGTCGGAGCGACCCACTGCATGTCGCAATACCGTCCCTCCTGCCTGCACAACGCGGCGACCGGGCGCGAGACGACGCTCTCGCATACCATTTCCCGTTCGCCACGCGCTGGTCGCAAGGTGGTGGTGGTCGGTGGCGGTCCGGCCGGGTTGGAGGCGGCGCGGGTCGCGGCCGAACGTGGCCATGGTGTCGTTCTTCTCGAGGCGGCGCCTGCCCTCGGTGGCCAGGTGCGCATCGGGGCACAGGGACCTTGGCGTCAGGATCTCATCGGCATCGTCGATTGGCGCCGGGCGGAGCTCGAGAGGCTGGGCGTCGAGGTCAGGCTCGACACCTATGCCTCTCGCTCCGACGTGCTCGCGCTTCGCCCCGATGTCGTCGTGGTCGCGACCGGCGGCGTGCCGGACCTGGAGTGGCTCGAGGGCATGGAGCATTGCGTGTCGGCCTGGGATCTCCTCACGGGCCAGGCGCTCGCGGCGAACAATGTGCTGGTCTACGACGGCACGGGGCGGCATCCGGCGCCGCATGCGGCGGCGCGGGCGGCGCAAGCGGGCAGCACGGTGTCGCTGGTGACGCTCGATTCCTCGCTGGCGCTGGAACTCACCTATGCCGAGCGGGTCGCCTGGAAGGACCACTGCTACAAGGCGGGGATCGCCGTCGTGCCCGACCACCGGCTGGTCAAGGTGGAAAAATCCGGCAATCGGCTGATCGCCCATCTCGAAAACCTGGTGACGCAGGATGAGCGGGTTCTCGAGGTCGATCAGGTCGTGGTCGAGCATGGCACGCGGCCGGTGGACGAACTCTATGGCGAGCTGCGTGCGGACTCGGTCAATGACGGAGTGACGGACATCGCGGCGCTCCTTGCCGTCGAGCCGCAACCGCGCAACTACCGGCCGGACGCCGCGTTCGAACTCTACCGCGTCGGTGATGCGGTCTCGAGCCGCAACATCCACGCGGCCGTCTACGATTCTCTCCGGCTCTGCTCGACCTTCTGAGGGGGCGTCCGCTTGGGGCGAGGCGAGGAGCGGGCCGGCTGACGAAATGCCGGCTGGTGCAACTCAAGCGCTGGCGAGTGCCCGCGCCGCGGCTTCGACCGCCTCCTCGGTCAGGGCGAAGTCCTCTTCGCCGAGCGCGAGGCTCGGATAGACCTTGCCTGGTGCCTTCAGGATGCAGCCGGAGCGCAATACGGCATTGAAGCGGGCGGCAAGACCTGCGTCGGCGGTGATGGCGTCGCGGTAGTTGCGCACCTCGCGGGCGGTGAAAAGCACATCGAAGAGGGCCGGATGTCCGACGATGTGGTGGGCGATGCCGGCGCGTGCGAGGTGGCGGGTGAACATCTCCATGATGCGACGGCCGTTGGCGTGGAGCTGCTCGTAGGTGCCAGGGCGCCGCAGAATCTCGAGCGTTTTCAAACCCGCGACAGCGGCCACCGGATTTCCCGAGAGGGTGCCCAGCATCATGAGCCAACGGTCGGCCCCGACGGCGTTCTTGTCGAAATGGCGCATGATGTCCCTGCGCCCGGCGACGGCGGCGATCGGAAAGCCGCCGCCGATCACCTTGCCGAGGGTGCAAACGTCGGGCGTCACGCCATATTCTTCCTGGGCGCCACCGTAGGCGAAGCGAAAGCCTGTGACGACCTCGTCGAAGATCAGGACGATGCCGTGCCGGTCGCAGAGCGCGCGCAGTGCGGATAGAAATCCCGGCACGGGCGGAATGATGCGTTGGAGCGGTTCGACGATGATCGCGGCGACCTCGTCGCCGTGCTCGGCAAGGAGGCTTTCGAGGAAGTCGGCGTCGTTGAACGGAGCGATCAGCATGCCGTCGCGGACGCATTCCTGGATGCCTGCGCTGTCGGGGATGGCCTGCGGATAGTTGACGAGCCGGGTCGGAGCCAGCGACATCTGCGCCTCCGGCCCCATGCCGTGGTATCCGCCCTCGAACTTGACGATCCGTTCGCGGCCCGTGAAGGCGCGGGCAAGGCGAATGGCATACATATCCGCCTCGCTCCCGGTAGCGAGGAAGCGGACCTGCTCGGCACAGGGAACGGCGCGGCAGATCTCCTCGGCGAGTTCGAGGCCGGCGGCGTTGTTGGCAAAGAACGTCATGCCCTTCGGCAACTGCTCGGCGACCGCCTCCAGAACCTCGGGGTGGCCATGGCCGAGGAGCATCGGTCCGGAGCCGATCAGGAAATCGACGTACTCACGGCCGTCCTCGTCCCAGACCCGCGAGCCGCGACCACTGCGGATGAAAACCGAATGGTCGAAATTGCCGAAGCCGCCGGCCGGCATCACTTCGCGTGCCCGCGCGGCGAGTTCGATCGATCTCGTGTTCTCGCTCATCCTGACGGCCTTTCTCGTTTCGTCGGACCTTCGGCGCCGGTGAACGGCCGACCGCCAGCCCCCGGCCAGGCATCAAGCCACGGCGGCGCCGACCTGTCGATGGGGAACGGCGCCGGCCGATCCGCCGGGAACAAGCTCCCGACCCGTCAAACATCGGGCATGGCGATGCCGGCCGCGGCGGTCGCGGCCTGGACGGTGTTGCGCAGGAGGCAGGCGATGGTCATCGGTCCGACGCCTCCCGGAACCGGTGTGATCGCACCGGCCACCTTGGCGGCCTCGTCGTATGCGACGTCGCCGACGAGGCGGCTCTTGCCGTCGGCGCCGTCGATGCGATTGATCCCGACGTCGATGACCGTGGCGCCGGGCTTGATCCAGTTGCCGCGCACCATCTCGGCGCGTCCGACGGCCGCGACCACGAGGTCGCCGCGACGCGTGACGGCGGGCAGGTCGCGGGTCCGCGAGTGGGCGATCGTGACGGTGCAGTTCTCCTGAAGAAGGAGCTGGGCGACCGGTTTGCCGACGATGTTCGAGCGGCCGATCACCACGGCTTCGAGGCCTGAGAGGTTGCCGAGCGTCTGTTTCGCGAGGATCACACAGCCGAGCGGCGTGCAGGGCACCAGCGCGGCTTCGCCCGTCGCGAGCCGGCCGGCATTGACCGGGTGGAAGCCGTCGACGTCCTTGGCAGGCTCGATGGCGTTCAGAACCTTGGTCGAATCGATGTGCTTGGGCAACGGCAACTGCACCAGGATGCCGTGGACATCGGGGTCGGCGTTGAGACGGGCGACGAGGGCGAGCACGTCGGCTTCGGGTGTCGATGCGTCCAGCTTGTGCTCGAAGGAGGCCATGCCGCAGGCCACCGTCTGGCGCGCCTTGTTGCGCACGTAGACCTGGCTTGCCGGGTCCTCGCCGACGAGCACCACCGCAAGGCCCGGCTGCAGCCCATGCGCCGCGCGTAGACCCGCAACCGCCTTGCCGATCCGCTCGCGCAAGCCTTCCGCCACCGCCTTGCCGTCGATGATGCGTGTTTCAGTCGCCATTGTCCCGTCCCTCGTTTCCCGTTTCAAGCAGGCCGGCCAATCGGACCAGCAGTTCTCCGGGTGCGCCTCTAACGGCAACCCGCTTGGTACGTGCTCGCCCGCCGGCGATGACCGCGACCGAAGTGCGCGCGAGCCCGAGCCAATCCGCCAGGAGGCGCTCCAGCGCGGCATTCGCCTTGCCGTCCTCCGGCACGGCGCGAACGCGCGCCTCGATTCGCGGCCCATCGGGGCCATCCCTCACGCCGACGATCGTGTCGCGTGCCGCCCTCGGTGTGAGGCGGACCGCGAGGACCAGGCCGTCGGGCGATGTTTCGGCCGGGATCAGCCGATGCCCCTCAGCGAGGGCAACGCCACGGTCGCCAGGAAATTCTGCGCGATCCAGA from Hyphomicrobiales bacterium carries:
- a CDS encoding ATP-binding cassette domain-containing protein; translation: MNTRTPLLSIENLSVRFRTRRGIDQLLSRGPSHLTAVDDVSLTVRPGEILGLVGESGSGKTTLGKAVLRLVDPSAGRIVFEGRDISHLSQGELRPLRRRIQTVFQDPLSSLNPRHRVRETIATPLRLHHVAPTSELDAAVDRILTRVGLSPVFRDRYPHELSGGQLQRVAIGRALALEPALMIADEAVSKLDVSVRAQILNLFKDIQTRSGMTMIFITHDLHVARYLCTRIGVMYFGKLVEIAPTEQLFTAPRHPYTVALLSTVDTSLAIDQNGSIAQEAFNPTTDDRRGCRFAKRCPLRAEECAVRHPDGETVSPDHDVSCYRWRDVARRVEERTSNKG
- a CDS encoding ATP-binding cassette domain-containing protein, with the translated sequence MANLLEVRNLRAGFALHGATVPVVEGIDLDVRKSEVLGIIGESGSGKTVTFLSLLRLLPRHANVEADSILFDGRETRSLTDGEFRALRGTRIAMIFQDPVGSFNPVKSIGWHFQQVAARAAVGRNASLPANWREAAIELLATVGIPHGKAILSSYPHQLSGGMLQRALIALVLGLGPSLIVADEPTTNLDNIVEHQIIELFRGLKESTRASFVFITHDMTVAARLCDRIAVMYAGQIVERGSAAEILGAPRHPYTQGLVRTANELQRRVARLIEIPGELPNWRTMPAGCRFRARCPLAGPECEHAQRLLTASDGHEVRCVKSGSPR
- a CDS encoding ABC transporter permease subunit; its protein translation is MWNEFRSSFTAMTGAVITLLVLALITVGAMLMPYSPTAMSFTTVFQPPSLAHPFGTDSLGRDVFTRVLYGARVSLLISGAGVAAALLIGTAIGMTAAYAGGLYDLVVMRIMDLLFSFPAFVLALFLMVVIGFGVVNVSIAIALVYVPIFARLAHNLTLSVREEAYVQAARVMGQPVPRLLAREILPNIAAPLMVQASISLAFGIIIEAGLSFLGLGVQPPTPSLGVIMADGQEYFRRAPWVLTLSGLGICFALLGLNLLGDGVRDMVDPRLRRRTE
- a CDS encoding ABC transporter permease subunit, which codes for MPVHGAAPASRPPRAPFSGHVRHQVSWDGFTSHAVRQVNAPLRGGRSQMKAFGFVAARVLGAIATMFVGALAVFLVMQAAPGDPALAALGESATPEAVAKFRADRNLDAPVAEQFLSWLGGIVSGDFGNSLTIAGGISISDLLLARLPNTIFVGLYAVFFAVALSLLIGSLAALNRGRAVDTIATSIAALGVSMPDFWLGYVLILFFALNLGWLPSYGFTSPFVSLHGALVTGLLPALAIAAPMAAVFSRTLRTALLENTSRDHVTVARSFGFEEGFIFRNYVFRNSVIPYLVIIGLQIRYLLGGVVVVERVFGVPGVGSLMVDAAFARDYPVVQACTVIFLAIVLAVNLAVDLICAALDPKRVK
- a CDS encoding FAD-dependent oxidoreductase, with amino-acid sequence MEESRRAGTRPAGSDPLLTPLRIRHLELRNRVMSTSHACGLHDAGMPGERYQSYHEEKARGGIGLTMFGGSSNVAPDSPNIFQQLNVGVDAVIPHLQRFSERVHKHGAALMCQITHLGRRGESYAGDWLPTIAPSPIRETLHRSFPKEMDEHDIERVVAAYAAAAVRCKEGGLDGIETLTGGHLIGQFLSPMTNKRSDRFGGSLENRCRFGLMVYERIRKAVGDDFLVGMRFVVDEGVGGGLDGEECLRIATIFQESGLVDFFNAIYGRMDTERGLARDNMPGMDSPIAPWVRPVGEFKRHVKLPVFHAARIADVASARYAIAEGLLDMVGMTRAQIADPHLVNKLASGREEQIRPCVGATHCMSQYRPSCLHNAATGRETTLSHTISRSPRAGRKVVVVGGGPAGLEAARVAAERGHGVVLLEAAPALGGQVRIGAQGPWRQDLIGIVDWRRAELERLGVEVRLDTYASRSDVLALRPDVVVVATGGVPDLEWLEGMEHCVSAWDLLTGQALAANNVLVYDGTGRHPAPHAAARAAQAGSTVSLVTLDSSLALELTYAERVAWKDHCYKAGIAVVPDHRLVKVEKSGNRLIAHLENLVTQDERVLEVDQVVVEHGTRPVDELYGELRADSVNDGVTDIAALLAVEPQPRNYRPDAAFELYRVGDAVSSRNIHAAVYDSLRLCSTF
- a CDS encoding FAD-dependent oxidoreductase, whose product is MTAEFRARAELATLAGRGFDVAVIGAGVNGANTAQTLAAEGYEVLLVDKGDFANGSSGRSSRLLHCGLRYLAPGASMWEFVRHPSRLVTAIRMARKAMQCRRQFVETTPERARAITFCFPFYEDGPYQAWQIDIAFSILGALGGRGVPLDYKRLGRQEAMRTPLLEHLREPDKLKGVATFSEYQFDWPERIVVDTVLDAGRLGATVRNYTPVTRLARRGDGWRLTLADAMDRAAPEIEVEARAVVNMAGIWIDEVGRSIEGAAPKRRITGTKGAHIVVRLPPECRGRGIVTLNRLAEPFYCIPWNDLHYFGPTETLYEGDIEDIYPTEEDFAFLLAEANHLLPSLELTRGDVLYGWAGVRPLTYDTALPKGARSREVHDYAGEGLGGMLAMTAGPVMTHRSAGGEVLGRLERRVRPGRGKSAVSYRVPPRRDAENSPRLLNHGPDVRLDDIRRGVREEYACTLTDVMVRRTGAAWSQTMGREGALVAAQVMGEELGWSDGRIANEAEEYIRFLEHQFRLPPSGRADRRADG
- a CDS encoding aminotransferase class III-fold pyridoxal phosphate-dependent enzyme translates to MSENTRSIELAARAREVMPAGGFGNFDHSVFIRSGRGSRVWDEDGREYVDFLIGSGPMLLGHGHPEVLEAVAEQLPKGMTFFANNAAGLELAEEICRAVPCAEQVRFLATGSEADMYAIRLARAFTGRERIVKFEGGYHGMGPEAQMSLAPTRLVNYPQAIPDSAGIQECVRDGMLIAPFNDADFLESLLAEHGDEVAAIIVEPLQRIIPPVPGFLSALRALCDRHGIVLIFDEVVTGFRFAYGGAQEEYGVTPDVCTLGKVIGGGFPIAAVAGRRDIMRHFDKNAVGADRWLMMLGTLSGNPVAAVAGLKTLEILRRPGTYEQLHANGRRIMEMFTRHLARAGIAHHIVGHPALFDVLFTAREVRNYRDAITADAGLAARFNAVLRSGCILKAPGKVYPSLALGEEDFALTEEAVEAAARALASA